A region from the Lolium perenne isolate Kyuss_39 chromosome 4, Kyuss_2.0, whole genome shotgun sequence genome encodes:
- the LOC127332318 gene encoding uncharacterized protein — MPPKRSKPAESNEVASRGTKGASQLKASRKPAARGKGKSAPAAPSASVEPTAPHRVNTRRSASAAGGKGKSAPAAPSASVEPTAPHRVNTRRSTAAATAAEAAKSAAVEPTATHRVNTRGSTAAASKAEAATKPPPIGNVDKSSAGASASRSSCSPTAGHDHKSVQEKRGRGRLPKVPPVPKQQSSDEETADTEEDEEELREDEVIRITNNFETMLGKGSFGEVYKGVLEDQSIVAVKRFIHNVKEDFAKELTVHSEINHKNVVRLVGYCPDENALMMVTEYVTKGNLSDALHRDNTPIPLDTRLKIAIECAEALWYMHSQMYTQVIHGDIKPANILLDDRLNAKLSDFGISRLVNTESTLYTLNVIGSIGYMDPLFVRSGRITPKSDVYSFGVVLLELITRKKARTEDGEVGLVESFAQSLARGIRRVREMFDAEIAIPGDVKTVEEIAKLAERSGTIHYVGIFRFRSTASDNLLELDDLLRAPACALGIGTVGTTFKTTLHESGVELVVKRVDGVDLSKREFEKRVTMIGAIQSEHIVPLRAYFHVKNEVLLLYDNFPMSSLEKALHGIRVYGLDPLNWEQRLAISLDAARGVAHIHSAGPSSCHGNIKSSNILLTGTHDARVSEHGLITLGKFSNASGYHAPEVTNHRRVSQKTDVYSFGVLLLELLTGKAPVKTYLKEAVDLPRLARSLTPAYRMWEAVDKLAPPLFFESARPFLQLAIRCCSEDANLRPTMFGVVQQIEEMPPFISSPFADIEEHFIFSKVD, encoded by the exons ATGCCACCGAAAAGGAGCAAGCCAGCTGAAAGCAACGAGGTCGCATCCCGCGGCACAAAAGGAGCAAGCCAGCTGAAAGCCAGCCGAAAACCTGCTGCCCGAGGAAAGGGCAAATCGGCACCGGCCGCCCCAAGTGCCTCCGTCGAACCGACCGCCCCCCATCGCGTCAACACGCGCAGATCGGCCTCGGCCGCGGGCGGAAAGGGCAAATCGGCACCGGCCGCCCCAAGCGCCTCCGTCGAACCGACCGCCCCCCATCGCGTCAACACGCGCAGATCGACCGCGGCCGCGACCGCGGCCGAGGCCGCCAAATCGGCCGCCGTCGAACCGACCGCCACCCATCGCGTCAACACGCGCGGATCGACCGCGGCCGCTTCCAAGGCCGAGGCCGCGACCAAGCCCCCCCCAATCGGCAACGTCGATAAATCTTCCGCCGGCGCCTCTGCTTCCAGATCGAGCTGCTCACCTACGGCCGGCCACGACCACAAATCAG TGCAGGAGAAGCGCGGCCGCGGCCGTCTGCCGAAGGTCCCGCCAGTGCCGAAACAGCAGTCGTCGGATGAGGAAACAGCAGAcaccgaagaagatgaagaagagctgCGAG AAGATGAGGTAATAAGAATTACCAACAACTTCGAAACTATGCTCGGCAAAGGTTCCTTTGGAGAAGTTTACAAAGGAGTTCTTGAGGACCAAAGTATTGTTGCAGTGAAGAGGTTTATCCACAATGTAAAAGAAGACTTTGCCAAGGAGTTGACCGTCCATAGTGAAATCAATCACAAGAATGTAGTCAGACTGGTCGGCTACTGCCCAGATGAAAATGCCCTAATGATGGTCACCGAGTATGTTACTAAAGGGAACTTAAGCGACGCCCTTCACCGGGACAACACTCCCATCCCCTTAGATACTCGACTCAAAATTGCCATTGAATGTGCGGAGGCATTGTGGTATATGCATTCACAAATGTATACTCAAGTTATTCATGGTGATATCAAGCCTGCTAATATACTCTTAGACGACAGGCTAAATGCGAAATTATCGGACTTTGGAATATCAAGGCTAGTCAACACGGAAAGCACTTTATACACTCTAAATGTGATAGGAAGTATAGGTTACATGGACCCTTTGTTTGTTCGCAGTGGTCGGATCACACCAAAGAGTGATGTTTATAGCTTTGGGGTTGTACTCCTGGAATTAATTACTAGAAAAAAAGCAAGAACAGAGGATGGAGAGGTTGGCTTGGTTGAAAGTTTTGCTCAATCTCTTGCAAGAGGGATTAGGAGGGTTAGGGAGATGTTTGATGCGGAAATTGCAATCCCAGGCGACGTAAAGACTGTCGAAGAGATTGCAAAATTGGCGG AGAGGAGTGGCACAATCCACTATGTGGGGATTTTTCGCTTCCGCTCGACAGCGTCAGATAATTTGTTAGAGCTGGACGATTTGCTTCGGGCGCCCGCTTGTGCTCTGGGCATAGGTACAGTTGGGACAACGTTCAAGACGACCCTGCATGAGAGTGGAGTGGAGTTAGTTGTCAAGAGGGTAGATGGAGTGGACTTGTCAAAGCGGGAGTTTGAGAAGCGTGTCACGATGATTGGCGCCATTCAGAGCGAGCACATCGTGCCACTACGGGCGTATTTCCATGTCAAGAATGAGGTTCTTCTACTGTACGATAACTTCCCCATGTCTAGCCTAGAAAAAGCTCTCCACG GTATCAGAGTCTATGGCCTAGATCCTCTGAACTGGGAGCAGCGGTTAGCCATCTCGCTTGATGCTGCCCGTGGTGTGGCGCACATCCACTCAGCCGGACCATCAAGCTGCCATGGTAACATCAAGTCTTCTAATATCCTGCTCACCGGCACCCACGATGCACGCGTGTCAGAGCACGGCCTGATAACACTTGGTAAGTTCTCCAATGCCTCAGGCTACCATGCGCCTGAGGTCACCAACCATAGGCGGGTCTCTCAGAAAACCGATGTGTACAGCTTTGGTGTGCTACTACTGGAGCTTCTCACCGGCAAGGCTCCGGTTAAAACATACCTTAAAGAGGCAGTGGATTTGCCACGGTTGGCACGTTCCCTTACTCCCGCCTACCGGATGTGGGAGGCGGTCGACAAACTCGCACCACCACTGTTCTTTGAATCCGCGCGGCCATTCCTGCAGCTCGCCATACGTTGCTGTAGTGAAGACGCTAACTTGAGGCCTACAATGTTCGGTGTTGTGCAGCAGATTGAGGAGATGCCACCTTTTATATCCTCTCCGTTCGCAGATATAGAAGAACATTTTATATTTTCCAAAGTAGATTAG